Proteins co-encoded in one Papaver somniferum cultivar HN1 chromosome 5, ASM357369v1, whole genome shotgun sequence genomic window:
- the LOC113283677 gene encoding F-box protein At3g07870-like, translating to MGNFNILPEEIQIEIISRLPIKSVLQCKLVSKPWKNLLQHPSFSQMHFNHHHLDSSSGNLTCCIFYSRQPYVNEFYYSEYAENCNEAPSNRRTRMNLGAPFENSSIFGSCNGLICFSRRFRKGFREWDYGRAYICNPSTREYTTLPNYGGKYQWNGFGYSSMTKEYKVVRICKSGGDSNVGIAQVYTLGSGKGWKNAGTVGINMQRICAGVFVNGALYWAGKDKGTIVAFHLDDENFSELPPPPPCLAQPGIIDAKLRVLGGFISVTYEYCSGDCDILLLKKNKDNNDFSWSKEFSFDSHISRPFEFTKSGRLLFYGQSV from the coding sequence ATGGGGAACTTCAATATTCTTCCAGAAGAGATTCAGATAGAAATCATATCTCGTCTTCCAATTAAATCTGTTCTACAATGCAAATTGGTATCAAAGCCATGGAAAAATCTGCTTCAACATCCATCCTTCTCACAAATGCacttcaatcatcatcatcttgattcTTCTTCTGGTAACTTAACTTGTTGTATTTTCTATTCTCGTCAACCATATGTTAATGAATTTTATTACAGTGAGTATGCTGAAAATTGTAATGAGGCACCCTCTAATAGAAGAACAAGGATGAATTTAGGCGCTCCATTTGAGAATAGTTCTATATTTGGTTCTTGCAATGGTTTAATTTGTTTCAGTAGAAGGTTTAGGAAAGGATTTCGTGAATGGGATTATGGACGTGCTTATATCTGCAATCCAAGCACCAGAGAGTATACTACCCTTCCAAATTATGGAGGAAAGTACCAGTGGAATGGATTTGGTTATAGTTCTATGACCAAAGAATACAAGGTTGTTAGGATATGTAAGTCTGGGGGAGACTCAAATGTTGGAATTGCTCAAGTATACACTCTTGGTAGTGGCAAGGGATGGAAAAATGCAGGAACGGTCGGCATCAATATGCAACGGATTTGTGCTGGTGTGTTTGTAAATGGAGCTCTTTATTGGGCGGGGAAAGACAAGGGAACTATTGTTGCTTTCCATTTGGATGATGAAAATTTTAGTGAACTTCCACCGCCACCACCTTGTTTGGCACAACCTGGTATTATTGATGCTAAACTAAGGGTTTTAGGTGGTTTTATAAGTGTTACTTATGAATACTGTTCCGGTGATTGTGACATATTGTTGCTGAAGAAGAATAAAGATAATAATGATTTTAGCTGGAGTAAAGAGTTTAGTTTCGACAGTCACATATCACGGCCATTTGAGTTTACCAAGAGTGGTAGGCTTCTGTTCTATGGTCAAAGTGTATAG